One stretch of Mycobacteriales bacterium DNA includes these proteins:
- a CDS encoding enoyl-CoA hydratase-related protein, protein MGATLTVTNSVAIITIGPPTTRNALTGDAARELLACLDEVDAHQDVGALVVRGADGQFCSGADRGLLAAARERPNDPEVIGALAAIYESFQRLATLRVPTIAAIRGAAVGAGLNLALAADVRVVARDARIISGFLRIGLHPGGGHFRLLERAGGAQATVAMTLLGEEIDGRRMVELGLAWETLEDEAVESRALELAARASAPELIRDAVATFRAQSEIGRMPMWAAIRAEQAGQWLSFVRAPG, encoded by the coding sequence ATGGGAGCGACGCTCACAGTGACCAATTCGGTCGCCATCATCACCATCGGCCCACCCACCACCCGGAACGCCTTGACGGGCGATGCCGCACGGGAACTCCTCGCCTGCCTCGACGAGGTCGACGCTCACCAGGATGTCGGCGCCCTGGTGGTCCGTGGCGCGGACGGGCAATTCTGCTCCGGCGCGGACCGAGGTCTGCTTGCGGCGGCGCGTGAGCGGCCCAACGATCCTGAGGTAATCGGAGCGTTGGCCGCGATATACGAGTCCTTTCAGCGTCTTGCAACCCTGCGCGTGCCTACGATCGCTGCTATTCGCGGGGCAGCTGTTGGGGCCGGTTTGAACCTTGCTCTCGCAGCGGACGTCCGCGTCGTCGCGCGCGACGCCAGGATCATTTCCGGTTTCCTGCGAATTGGCCTGCACCCCGGAGGCGGCCATTTCCGGCTGTTGGAACGCGCGGGCGGCGCCCAAGCGACGGTCGCGATGACTCTCCTCGGCGAAGAAATCGACGGTAGGAGAATGGTCGAACTCGGGCTCGCCTGGGAGACCCTGGAGGATGAGGCCGTCGAATCTCGCGCTCTTGAGCTGGCCGCCCGGGCCTCGGCACCGGAACTGATCCGGGACGCCGTGGCGACCTTTCGCGCCCAGTCTGAGATCGGCAGAATGCCTATGTGGGCGGCCATTCGCGCCGAACAGGCGGGGCAGTGGCTATCGTTTGTCCGCGCCCCTGGGTGA
- a CDS encoding sugar transferase: MATRGRPTSDVEPGGATRPSRWGRRYRAALVAADLLVVLAAAAVAIGARFGLQAHVSVKGIPYLGVSCALAPVWVAMLALSGAYDVRHLGTGSVEFKRVINASVRMVALIAGVAFALKFYIARGYLAYALPLGVLLLLLDRYLARRVLHRYRAVGRCVHRVVAVGDPPSVLELYRQVQREPYAGFVIVAACVPDAASDLLDGLGIPIVGSLANVRAAVAAVHADTVAVTAGPHVSSLELRRLSWQLEGSGTSLVVAPRLTDVAGPRISIRPVAGLPLLYVEEPDFSGPIPTATRFVERVAAGLFLLVCSPVLGLLALGIRATSPGPALFRQRRVGQHGAAFTLFKLRTMSAGAESDLESLQHRNEAADGLLFKIRQDPRVTTLGRWLRKFSIDELPQLWNVVKGDMALVGPRPPLASEVERYADDVRRRLLVKPGITGLWQVSGRSDLSWEDSVRLDLYYVENWSPALEVLILWKTLFAVLRGRGAY, from the coding sequence GTGGCCACGCGCGGCAGGCCCACGTCCGACGTCGAGCCGGGCGGGGCCACCCGACCGTCCCGGTGGGGCCGTCGGTACCGGGCGGCGCTCGTCGCGGCGGACCTGCTGGTGGTGCTCGCGGCTGCGGCCGTCGCTATCGGGGCCCGGTTCGGGCTGCAGGCTCACGTTTCGGTGAAAGGCATCCCCTACCTCGGGGTGTCCTGCGCGCTCGCTCCGGTGTGGGTGGCCATGCTGGCGCTGAGCGGCGCCTACGACGTGCGCCACCTCGGGACCGGGTCGGTCGAGTTCAAGCGGGTGATCAACGCCTCGGTGCGGATGGTGGCCCTGATCGCCGGGGTCGCGTTCGCCCTCAAGTTCTACATCGCCCGCGGCTACCTGGCCTACGCGCTACCGCTGGGTGTCCTGCTGCTCCTCCTCGACCGCTACCTCGCGCGGCGGGTGCTGCACCGCTACCGGGCGGTCGGCCGGTGCGTGCACCGGGTCGTGGCGGTCGGCGATCCGCCCTCCGTCCTCGAGCTGTACCGCCAGGTCCAGCGGGAGCCCTACGCCGGGTTCGTGATCGTGGCGGCCTGCGTGCCCGACGCCGCGTCCGACCTGCTCGACGGCCTTGGGATTCCGATCGTCGGTTCGCTGGCGAACGTGCGGGCCGCCGTCGCGGCGGTCCACGCCGACACGGTGGCGGTCACCGCCGGGCCGCACGTGTCCTCCCTCGAGCTGCGCCGGCTGTCCTGGCAGCTCGAAGGATCCGGGACGAGCCTGGTGGTCGCCCCCCGGCTCACCGACGTCGCCGGCCCGCGGATCAGCATCCGCCCGGTGGCGGGCCTGCCGCTGCTGTACGTCGAGGAGCCCGACTTCTCCGGGCCGATCCCGACCGCGACGCGTTTCGTCGAGCGGGTCGCCGCCGGACTGTTTCTTCTGGTGTGCTCGCCGGTGCTCGGCCTGCTCGCGCTGGGCATCCGGGCGACGAGCCCCGGCCCGGCGCTGTTCCGCCAGCGCCGCGTCGGGCAGCACGGGGCGGCGTTCACCCTCTTCAAGCTGCGCACGATGTCGGCCGGCGCCGAATCGGACCTGGAGTCCCTCCAACACCGAAACGAGGCCGCCGACGGGCTGCTGTTCAAGATCCGCCAGGACCCCCGGGTGACCACCCTCGGGCGGTGGCTCCGCAAGTTCTCCATCGACGAGCTGCCCCAGCTGTGGAACGTGGTCAAGGGCGACATGGCCCTGGTCGGGCCGCGGCCGCCGCTGGCCAGCGAGGTGGAACGCTACGCCGACGACGTCCGGCGCCGCCTGCTCGTGAAACCCGGGATCACCGGGCTGTGGCAGGTCTCGGGAAGGTCGGACCTGTCCTGGGAGGACAGCGTCCGCCTCGACCTGTACTACGTGGAGAACTGGTCACCAGCGCTCGAGGTGCTGATCCTGTGGAAGACGCTGTTCGCCGTGCTCAGGGGTCGCGGCGCCTACTAG
- a CDS encoding type II toxin-antitoxin system RelE/ParE family toxin: protein MLEFCDGALAVSPHRIGNPLFGPLAGCHGARRGTYRIIYRIDETSRIVHNLDIDHRADIYRPKR from the coding sequence GTGCTCGAGTTCTGCGACGGCGCACTGGCAGTCAGCCCGCACCGCATCGGCAATCCGTTGTTTGGTCCGCTCGCCGGCTGCCACGGCGCCCGCCGCGGCACCTATCGGATCATCTACCGCATCGACGAGACCAGCAGAATCGTGCACAACCTCGATATCGACCACCGTGCCGACATCTACCGGCCCAAGCGTTAG
- a CDS encoding peptidoglycan-binding domain-containing protein yields the protein MPLTGPLAVLALVGASALAGYSLENAPPPVASTLAAEPVVVSPAPSAPPRPVTVVSPTATASPTPAPNPAALVAPYRKLILVPGSRGPAVSVVQHLLGIPATGVFDAATVTAVKQFQGSHGIGRTGNVGPYTWTALSQLR from the coding sequence GTGCCCCTCACCGGCCCGCTCGCCGTGCTGGCACTCGTCGGTGCGTCCGCCCTGGCCGGCTACTCGCTGGAGAACGCCCCGCCGCCGGTCGCGAGCACCCTCGCGGCGGAACCCGTCGTCGTATCGCCCGCCCCGTCGGCCCCGCCGCGCCCGGTCACGGTGGTCAGCCCCACCGCCACGGCGTCGCCGACGCCGGCGCCCAACCCCGCGGCGCTGGTCGCCCCCTACCGGAAGCTGATCCTCGTTCCCGGCAGCCGGGGGCCGGCCGTCTCGGTGGTCCAGCACCTGCTCGGCATCCCGGCGACCGGCGTCTTCGACGCCGCGACGGTGACCGCGGTCAAGCAGTTCCAGGGCAGTCACGGCATCGGGCGAACCGGGAACGTGGGGCCGTACACCTGGACGGCGCTGTCCCAGCTGCGCTAG
- the cysC gene encoding adenylyl-sulfate kinase, with product MPAAERPTVGCDERLAAIVALLGARAWGPIDGFLAGPDVAAVSAGFRLRDGTPCPVPPTCEVPGSPGITAGVTTELRDGEGRLLGTVEVRAVEPLPDGRVRIAGPVRVPGAGPPAGPGAAHVVVVPEDTDPAAAAATRTGSVVQFAIGPAPLDDARAHRRLATIRRACGPDRVRVLRTPWAGRTPAELAHQALAARSAGATEVSLPPHAVAFVGELLPDLRLRPAPELDRRGPAEPRPGLTFFFTGLSGSGKSTIARALVDRLLDAGRAVTLLDGDVVRTHLSAGLGFTRADRETNIRRVGFVAAEVTKHGGVAVCALIAPYDGPRRSVRAMVEREGRFVLVHVATTLEVCEQRDVKGLYARARRGELTEFTGVSDPFEPPADADVVVDAGTGSVEDAVDRILAAVPVGRGDPFSVPGLGTV from the coding sequence ATGCCGGCCGCTGAGCGCCCGACGGTCGGCTGCGACGAGCGGCTCGCGGCGATCGTCGCGCTGCTCGGGGCGCGCGCCTGGGGTCCGATCGACGGTTTCCTCGCCGGACCGGACGTGGCCGCGGTGTCCGCCGGCTTCCGGCTGCGCGACGGCACGCCCTGCCCGGTGCCACCGACCTGCGAGGTCCCCGGATCACCGGGGATCACCGCCGGGGTCACCACCGAGCTGCGGGACGGCGAAGGGCGCCTGCTGGGCACCGTCGAGGTGCGCGCCGTCGAACCGCTGCCCGACGGTCGGGTCCGGATCGCGGGCCCGGTGCGCGTGCCGGGCGCCGGGCCGCCGGCCGGGCCGGGCGCCGCGCACGTCGTCGTAGTGCCCGAGGACACCGATCCCGCCGCCGCCGCGGCCACCCGGACCGGGTCGGTCGTGCAGTTCGCCATCGGGCCGGCGCCCCTCGACGACGCCCGGGCGCACCGCCGGCTGGCCACGATCCGCCGGGCCTGCGGACCGGATCGGGTGCGCGTGCTGCGCACCCCGTGGGCCGGCCGGACCCCGGCCGAGCTCGCCCACCAGGCCCTCGCCGCGCGTTCCGCCGGCGCCACCGAGGTCAGCCTGCCCCCGCACGCGGTCGCGTTCGTCGGCGAGCTCCTCCCCGACCTGCGGCTGCGACCGGCCCCCGAGCTGGACCGCCGCGGGCCGGCGGAACCGCGCCCCGGGCTCACCTTCTTCTTCACCGGACTGTCCGGATCCGGCAAGTCGACCATCGCCCGGGCGCTGGTCGACCGGCTCCTCGACGCCGGGCGGGCGGTCACCCTCCTCGACGGCGACGTGGTGCGCACGCACCTGTCGGCCGGCCTGGGCTTCACCCGCGCCGACCGGGAGACCAACATCCGCCGGGTCGGGTTCGTCGCGGCGGAGGTGACCAAGCACGGGGGGGTCGCGGTCTGCGCACTGATCGCCCCGTACGACGGGCCGCGGCGCTCGGTGCGGGCCATGGTCGAGCGGGAGGGCAGGTTCGTCCTCGTCCACGTGGCGACCACGCTGGAGGTCTGCGAGCAGCGCGACGTCAAGGGCCTCTACGCCCGGGCCCGCCGCGGCGAGCTCACCGAGTTCACCGGCGTCTCCGACCCGTTCGAGCCGCCGGCGGACGCGGACGTGGTCGTCGACGCGGGGACCGGGTCGGTCGAGGACGCAGTCGACCGGATCCTCGCCGCGGTGCCGGTCGGGCGCGGCGACCCGTTTTCGGTACCCGGGCTCGGTACCGTCTGA
- a CDS encoding helix-turn-helix domain-containing protein translates to MLGHIGPGAGAGQPAGASSRAGRQTRAAGTRAPLKPETASASLSLSARVCSRIRQAGRTSFGGRSMAAEVSLSDPTTEPVESWAAIRQATGSLGERVWDHATQIADVLQARLPEYAGLTVAELTPGVSASISAGMSALGERRGPLPAELERVREVAETRAHQGVPLSAMISAYQVGAEEIWRQVRETAGGLGAPTTILLEAAELLWHWTDAVTTEAAEAHQRAGMQLVRHDQQKRTDFLRALLFGSVSSTELRAQAGAYRLVTDRPYRAFQAEFSADLDLYTAEKLVAAGGSLPGQPALVGLIEGGLAGVVARVPELPAPQLTIGLGPAVPLSEAGKSYQLAGRALTAAWGFGLVGAFPFDALSLQIAVATDHEVGEQLVGRYLQSLPTLRGLAAEIEDSLRVFLRAGMRVETAARELFIHPNTLRHRLRRFEAATHCDLSNIEDLFGIWWALERRSFDARGRRGTHRGSLSTSVGRAPAAAARHQVTPDEILT, encoded by the coding sequence GTGCTCGGCCACATCGGGCCGGGTGCAGGCGCAGGGCAACCCGCCGGCGCCTCCTCACGAGCGGGCCGACAAACTCGTGCGGCCGGGACCCGTGCACCGCTGAAGCCGGAAACCGCATCAGCGTCACTCTCCTTATCGGCGCGCGTGTGCAGTAGGATTCGCCAAGCCGGCCGGACCTCCTTTGGGGGGAGATCCATGGCTGCGGAGGTTTCGTTGTCTGACCCAACAACGGAGCCGGTCGAAAGCTGGGCGGCGATTCGGCAGGCCACCGGTTCCCTGGGCGAGCGCGTCTGGGATCATGCGACGCAGATCGCCGATGTTCTGCAGGCTCGACTACCCGAATACGCGGGTCTCACCGTCGCCGAGTTGACCCCGGGCGTCTCGGCCAGCATCAGCGCCGGCATGTCCGCGCTCGGCGAGCGCCGGGGGCCGCTGCCCGCGGAGCTGGAAAGAGTCCGGGAAGTCGCGGAGACCCGCGCCCACCAGGGCGTCCCCCTGTCGGCGATGATCAGCGCTTACCAAGTCGGCGCGGAGGAGATCTGGCGGCAGGTCCGCGAGACGGCCGGCGGCCTCGGTGCGCCGACCACGATCCTGCTCGAGGCGGCCGAACTGCTCTGGCATTGGACCGACGCGGTGACCACTGAGGCTGCCGAGGCGCACCAGCGCGCCGGCATGCAGCTCGTGCGGCACGACCAGCAGAAGCGAACCGATTTCCTGCGGGCGCTGCTGTTTGGTTCCGTCAGCTCAACCGAGCTGCGCGCGCAGGCGGGGGCCTACCGGCTGGTGACCGACCGCCCATATCGCGCCTTTCAAGCCGAGTTTTCGGCCGATCTGGATTTGTACACCGCCGAGAAGCTTGTCGCGGCCGGAGGCTCCCTGCCCGGGCAGCCTGCGCTGGTTGGCCTGATCGAGGGTGGTCTCGCCGGCGTGGTCGCCCGGGTGCCGGAGCTTCCGGCGCCGCAACTCACCATCGGCCTTGGGCCCGCCGTGCCATTGAGCGAAGCCGGCAAGTCCTACCAGCTCGCCGGTCGGGCACTGACCGCGGCCTGGGGCTTCGGTCTAGTAGGCGCATTCCCGTTCGATGCCCTGTCACTTCAGATCGCCGTCGCCACAGACCACGAAGTCGGCGAGCAACTGGTCGGTCGGTACCTGCAGTCGCTTCCGACGTTGCGCGGCCTGGCAGCGGAGATCGAGGACTCCTTGCGCGTGTTCTTGCGGGCCGGGATGCGCGTGGAGACCGCCGCGCGCGAGCTGTTCATCCATCCCAACACGCTTCGACACCGGCTACGGCGCTTCGAAGCGGCAACCCACTGCGATTTGAGCAACATCGAAGATCTGTTCGGCATTTGGTGGGCCCTGGAACGGCGAAGCTTCGACGCGCGCGGCCGGCGCGGGACCCACCGCGGCTCACTGTCCACCTCAGTCGGCCGAGCCCCTGCCGCGGCCGCGCGGCACCAGGTGACACCCGACGAAATCCTGACCTAA
- a CDS encoding PKD domain-containing protein: MRHRALLAVAALLATAGPVLPALAGADRPTHPDGSAPAIFRVGAASVTIDPGYPLAMGGYGPGPASGTMTRHTNPLTGQPEDLTVRAISIQSATGVVELARVDSQGWFAGYEEGPYGISDTRQAAASFLQTHGVPGATEANIIVSTLHEHATPTIMGVWAPPAPALPYLEQVAAATRQALEQAFLAERRATITWGRGDAPWLASTVIARGNTQEGWPPDGSLFTLWARDASTGATIATYVVQPGYPNIVKGPNDLVCPGGVAAAVLSTDFPSYTQNYLEARLGGVAMVADGTLGSQPGPMQDDTSISKDLPPQTVTVNGSPVSCQQATAFDDAIHMGIVEGNLISEALASGHYLTSPVVAAAEQYVLTPVYNPALIALLFVAPVDGGQPWDQAGLGDQLAYPVDRSSSPPYAVGDAVGTWVTGIRLGDVLLLSEPGEFFPSIHQAWDAGIKGAADVVAIGMGQDQLGYNYPAYAYPSTQWSADEQLFNPSLTLGDQVVTAGEQDAQALGFQVDYTSNAEVTALDNDYTRILRPGVQLIPFPQSGDLDSSGNFTTTLQGFATAARFGPSPTTMGAISWTFGDGTTGTSGHASNDYFTHTYHRPGVYWVTATATDSRGQQDSETLPVTVYPAVQPSITSNGDTLTARVTGGSGRVLFYQWTMPDGTSAWGPTVQAPSSGTVTLTVVDGTGDVATITTTINAFPGATHGCDPAHAGDAAPGCSGWGESRHGLPDSATS, translated from the coding sequence GTGAGACACCGTGCCCTGCTTGCGGTTGCCGCCCTGCTGGCGACGGCCGGACCGGTGCTGCCCGCGCTCGCCGGGGCCGACCGACCGACCCATCCGGACGGTTCTGCGCCGGCGATCTTTCGGGTCGGCGCCGCGAGCGTCACGATCGATCCCGGCTACCCCCTTGCCATGGGTGGATACGGCCCCGGTCCCGCCAGCGGGACGATGACCCGGCACACCAACCCGCTGACCGGGCAGCCCGAGGACCTGACGGTGCGCGCGATCTCGATCCAGTCCGCGACCGGTGTCGTGGAGCTCGCGCGAGTCGATTCCCAGGGTTGGTTCGCCGGATACGAAGAGGGTCCCTACGGCATCAGCGACACGCGCCAGGCCGCGGCCAGTTTCCTGCAGACGCACGGCGTTCCCGGGGCAACCGAGGCCAACATCATCGTCTCGACCCTGCACGAGCATGCGACGCCGACCATCATGGGGGTCTGGGCTCCGCCCGCTCCCGCACTGCCTTACCTCGAGCAGGTCGCGGCCGCCACGCGGCAGGCCCTTGAGCAGGCTTTCCTGGCCGAGCGCCGCGCCACCATCACCTGGGGCAGGGGGGACGCCCCATGGCTGGCCTCCACCGTGATCGCGCGGGGCAATACCCAGGAGGGCTGGCCGCCGGACGGCTCGCTGTTCACGCTGTGGGCCCGGGACGCCAGCACCGGGGCCACCATCGCCACGTACGTCGTCCAGCCGGGCTACCCCAACATCGTCAAGGGCCCCAACGACCTGGTCTGCCCGGGGGGAGTAGCCGCGGCGGTGCTCAGCACCGACTTCCCCAGTTACACCCAGAATTACCTGGAGGCCCGCCTGGGCGGGGTGGCCATGGTGGCCGACGGGACGCTCGGGAGCCAGCCGGGTCCGATGCAGGACGACACCTCGATCAGCAAGGACCTGCCGCCGCAGACGGTTACGGTGAACGGCTCCCCGGTCAGCTGCCAGCAGGCGACCGCCTTCGACGATGCCATTCACATGGGCATCGTCGAAGGCAACCTGATCAGCGAGGCGTTGGCCTCGGGCCACTACCTGACCAGCCCGGTCGTGGCGGCGGCCGAACAGTACGTGCTGACCCCGGTGTACAACCCCGCGCTGATCGCCCTGCTGTTCGTGGCGCCGGTCGACGGCGGACAGCCCTGGGACCAGGCCGGGCTCGGCGACCAGCTCGCCTACCCGGTCGACCGTTCTTCGTCACCGCCCTACGCCGTCGGCGACGCGGTCGGCACCTGGGTCACCGGGATTCGGCTCGGAGACGTCCTGCTGCTCTCCGAACCGGGTGAGTTCTTCCCGAGCATCCACCAGGCGTGGGACGCCGGGATCAAGGGTGCGGCCGACGTGGTCGCAATCGGGATGGGCCAAGATCAGCTTGGCTACAACTATCCCGCGTATGCGTATCCCTCGACCCAATGGTCGGCGGACGAGCAACTGTTCAATCCCAGCCTCACGCTGGGGGACCAGGTGGTGACGGCGGGCGAGCAGGACGCGCAGGCGCTCGGCTTCCAGGTCGACTACACCAGCAACGCCGAGGTGACGGCCCTCGACAACGACTACACCCGCATCCTCCGGCCAGGGGTCCAGCTGATTCCCTTCCCGCAAAGTGGCGATCTGGACAGTTCCGGGAACTTCACCACCACGCTCCAGGGTTTCGCGACCGCGGCCCGCTTCGGCCCCAGCCCGACGACGATGGGCGCGATCAGCTGGACCTTCGGCGACGGGACCACCGGTACCAGTGGACACGCCAGCAACGACTACTTCACCCACACCTACCACCGGCCCGGCGTGTACTGGGTCACCGCCACCGCCACGGACAGCCGCGGGCAGCAGGACAGCGAAACGCTGCCCGTAACGGTGTATCCCGCCGTGCAGCCCTCGATCACCAGCAACGGCGACACGCTGACCGCACGGGTGACGGGCGGCAGCGGCCGGGTCTTGTTCTACCAGTGGACGATGCCGGACGGGACCTCGGCGTGGGGACCGACCGTGCAGGCGCCGTCAAGCGGAACGGTCACCCTCACCGTTGTCGACGGCACCGGTGACGTCGCGACTATCACGACCACGATCAATGCTTTCCCGGGCGCCACCCACGGGTGCGATCCGGCCCACGCGGGTGACGCCGCGCCCGGGTGCAGCGGCTGGGGGGAATCCCGGCACGGCCTGCCCGACTCCGCCACGTCGTGA
- the wecB gene encoding UDP-N-acetylglucosamine 2-epimerase (non-hydrolyzing), which translates to MPAPDVAVVFGTRPEIVKLAGIVRRLGSRSWTLHTGQHYDDALAGTFLSDLGFGRPSVTLGIGGLSRGAQIGAATAALAERLAAERPGAVVVQGDTNSTLAGALAANAAGVPLVHVEAGLRSFDRSMPEEHNRRLADHLADLCLAPSETAVGNLLAEGIPAERVVLTGNTVVEVTTDLMPSSRQRAAHLDRHGLVAENYILATFHRPENVDGPTLEIILDELASLPLPVVLPLHPRTRAQVARRGLEDRLRALRVLEPLPYPTFLGLVADAALLVSDSGGIQEEASVLGRPVVVVRNATERPEVLGGVATLVRAEPGAIGGGARAILDDLDATLARLAKLPCPYGDGTASKRSVEAIELLLEGRLPAPAAPAAR; encoded by the coding sequence GTGCCGGCCCCCGACGTCGCCGTGGTCTTCGGTACCCGCCCGGAAATCGTCAAACTCGCCGGCATCGTGCGCCGGCTGGGCTCCCGATCGTGGACGCTGCACACCGGACAGCATTACGACGACGCCCTGGCCGGGACCTTCCTGTCCGACCTGGGTTTCGGGCGACCGTCGGTGACCTTGGGGATCGGCGGCCTGAGCCGCGGCGCGCAGATCGGCGCCGCCACCGCCGCGCTCGCCGAGCGGCTCGCCGCCGAACGGCCGGGCGCGGTCGTCGTCCAGGGCGACACGAACTCCACGCTGGCCGGGGCGCTGGCCGCCAACGCGGCCGGGGTTCCGCTGGTGCACGTCGAGGCCGGCCTGCGCAGCTTCGACCGCAGCATGCCCGAGGAGCACAACCGGCGGCTCGCGGACCATCTCGCCGACCTGTGCCTCGCCCCGTCGGAGACCGCGGTCGGCAACCTGCTCGCCGAAGGCATCCCCGCCGAGCGGGTCGTGCTCACCGGCAACACCGTCGTCGAGGTCACCACCGACCTGATGCCGAGCTCGCGGCAACGGGCCGCCCACCTGGACCGGCACGGGCTGGTCGCCGAGAACTACATCCTCGCGACCTTCCACCGCCCGGAGAACGTCGACGGGCCGACGCTGGAGATCATCCTCGACGAGCTGGCGTCGCTGCCGCTGCCGGTGGTGCTGCCGCTGCACCCGCGGACCCGGGCCCAGGTGGCCCGCCGCGGGCTGGAGGACCGGCTGCGGGCGCTGCGGGTGCTGGAGCCGCTGCCCTACCCGACATTTCTCGGCCTGGTCGCCGACGCCGCCCTGCTCGTGTCCGACTCCGGCGGCATCCAGGAGGAGGCCAGCGTGCTCGGGCGACCGGTCGTCGTCGTCCGCAACGCCACCGAGCGGCCCGAGGTCCTCGGCGGGGTGGCGACCCTCGTGCGAGCCGAGCCGGGCGCGATCGGCGGCGGCGCGCGGGCCATCCTCGACGACCTCGACGCGACCCTGGCGCGGCTGGCCAAGCTGCCCTGCCCGTACGGCGACGGGACTGCGTCGAAGCGGTCGGTCGAGGCGATCGAGCTGCTGCTGGAGGGCCGGCTGCCCGCGCCGGCAGCCCCGGCCGCCCGCTAG
- a CDS encoding DUF202 domain-containing protein: MGDGDEHLSDRLANDRTYLAWLRTGIALAGLGFVVAKFGVFLREFARTGVPHSGLSGVVGILLVAAGAALMVVGYLEHRRVAGHIDRRTGSANRPVPAWPVGVSVGACLGASAVLVVLLAVTGSA; encoded by the coding sequence GTGGGCGACGGCGACGAGCACCTCAGCGACCGGCTGGCCAACGACCGCACCTACCTGGCGTGGCTGCGGACCGGCATCGCGCTCGCCGGGCTGGGCTTCGTTGTGGCGAAGTTCGGGGTGTTCCTGCGCGAGTTCGCCCGCACCGGCGTGCCGCACAGCGGTCTTTCCGGGGTGGTCGGGATCCTGCTCGTCGCGGCCGGCGCCGCGCTGATGGTCGTCGGCTATCTGGAGCATCGCCGGGTCGCCGGGCACATCGACCGCCGCACGGGATCCGCGAACCGGCCGGTTCCCGCGTGGCCGGTGGGGGTCTCGGTCGGCGCGTGCCTCGGTGCGAGCGCGGTGCTGGTGGTGCTCCTCGCCGTCACCGGCTCAGCGTGA